In the genome of Raphanus sativus cultivar WK10039 chromosome 4, ASM80110v3, whole genome shotgun sequence, one region contains:
- the LOC108852368 gene encoding protein SODIUM POTASSIUM ROOT DEFECTIVE 2, whose protein sequence is MKGRMFCASQVSTAICSSMDHIHKPTTTVMDDEKLSGREIDRHNPIIEDGKRSSVDDYIRIPASPADGEISNKTIEIYKGSRRSVTARKSTGSGGGAAALLKLITNDLSLARKSFSCVARPASEFTKTPAGSTRYLLGSDPDSLTGSLGQDTIKTVAPKSPDAEEIKPSMEEKTSGGGGGGSDKVVVLKVSLHCRGCEAKVRKQLSRMQGVTSFNIDFAAKKVTVTGDITPLGILDSISKVKNAQFWTAPTLPTPNLPVPNLETPNP, encoded by the exons atgaaggGACGTATGTTTTGCGCTTCTCAAGTATCAACAGCCATATGTTCAAGCATGGACCACATTCACAAACCAACCACCACCGTCATGGACGATGAAAAACTCAGCGGCAGAGAAATCGACCGCCACAATCCGATCATTGAAGATGGCAAGAGATCCTCCGTCGACGATTATATCAGAATACCCGCTTCTCCAGCAGACGGAGAGATCAGTAACAAAACAATAGAGATCTACAAGGGCAGCAGGAGGAGCGTCACTGCCCGAAAAAGCACCGGCAGTGGCGGTGGAGCCGCGGCGTTGTTGAAGCTCATCACAAATGACCTCAGCTTGGCGAGGAAGAGTTTCAGCTGTGTAGCGAGACCCGCAAGTGAGTTCACCAAAACCCCTGCTGGTTCTACAAGGTATCTTTTGGGCTCCGATCCGGATTCTCTTACCGGGTCTTTGGGTCAGGATACGATTAAGACGGTAGCTCCTAAATCTCCTGATGCTGAAGAGATAAAACCGTCAATGGAGGAGAAGACtagtggtggaggaggtggtggttcAGACAAG GTCGTTGTTCTCAAAGTGTCTCTCCACTGTAGAGGCTGTGAAGCAAAAGTTAGGAAACAACTGTCCAGAATGCAAG GTGTGACATCGTTCAACATAGATTTTGCTGCAAAGAAAGTGACTGTGACTGGAGACATCACTCCCTTGGGAATATTGGATAGCATCTCAAAGGTTAAAAATGCTCAATTCTGGACAGCCCCAACACTCCCAACTCCAAACCTCCCAGTGCCAAATCTGGAAACTCCAAATCCCTAG
- the LOC108854398 gene encoding protein SLOW GREEN 1, chloroplastic, whose translation MESLGKLHLNQHPIHLSLTQSPSSFPQKSSSLSFKSSRRSTPSVRASSSSKPQPLQSLPSRLLKSTCITFTAASALFFANLHLKSPPAIAAPLTPSVESLKQSSVDVSLEEEERSLEEHLSSHPDDVTALRSLMEVRIKSRKLPEAIELIDRLIELEPEEKEWPILRANIFSHSGDSESAKTAFEEIISKDPLRVEAYHGLAMAYSDSGDGLKAVEERIQEAMAKCKKERKNGKDLRDFKLLVAQIRVLEGRHEEALKLYQELVKEEPRDFRPYLCQGIIYTLLKKGGEAEKQFEKFRRLVPRNHPYREYFMDNMVATKLFAEKAQREMAGTKG comes from the coding sequence ATGGAGTCTCTAGGGAAGCTACACCTCAATCAACACCCAATCCACCTCTCCCTCACTCAATCCCCTTCATCATTTCCCCAAAAATCATCATCACTCTCCTTCAAATCCTCTCGCCGATCAACTCCCTCCGTCAGAGCATCGTCCTCATCGAAACCCCAACCCTTGCAATCACTACCTTCCCGTCTCCTCAAATCCACATGCATCACCTTCACCGCCGCCTCCGCCCTGTTCTTCGCGAATCTCCACCTCAAATCTCCACCAGCGATCGCAGCTCCCCTGACACCCTCAGTAGAATCCCTAAAACAGAGCAGCGTCGACGTTTCcttggaagaagaagagagatctCTAGAAGAGCATCTATCTTCTCACCCCGACGACGTAACCGCTCTCCGCTCCCTAATGGAGGTAAGAATCAAATCCCGCAAGCTCCCAGAAGCGATAGAGCTAATCGATCGTTTGATCGAGCTAGAACCGGAGGAGAAAGAATGGCCGATCTTGAGAGCCAACATCTTCAGCCACAGCGGAGACTCGGAATCCGCCAAAACCGCCTTCGAGGAGATCATATCCAAGGACCCGCTCCGCGTCGAGGCCTACCACGGCCTAGCCATGGCCTACTCCGACTCAGGCGACGGCCTAAAGGCCGTGGAGGAGAGGATCCAAGAGGCGATGGCTAAGTGCAAGAAGGAGAGGAAGAATGGGAAGGACCTCAGGGATTTCAAGCTGCTGGTGGCGCAGATTCGGGTGCTGGAAGGGAGGCACGAGGAAGCGCTGAAGCTGTATCAGGAGCTAGTGAAGGAGGAGCCGAGGGATTTCAGGCCGTATCTCTGTCAGGGGATTATATACACGCTTCTTAAGAAGGGAGGCGAGGCGGAGAAGCAGTTTGAGAAGTTCAGGAGGCTTGTTCCCAGGAATCATCCTTATAGAGAGTATTTTATGGATAATATGGTTGCGACGAAGCTCTTTGCGGAGAAGGCACAGAGAGAGATGGCTGGAACTAAGGGTTGA
- the LOC108854395 gene encoding kinesin-like protein KIN-5B produces MSFTPDVTRKSGVGVIPSPAPFFTPRPERRQRPDSSSSFSSRLERDKEVNVQVLLRCRPLSEEEQRSNVPRVISCNELRKEVTVASKQVDRLFTFDKVFGPKAQQRSIYDQAIAPIVHEVLEGFSCTVFAYGQTGTGKTYTMEGGMRKKGGDLPAEAGVIPRAVRHIFETLEAQKADYSMKVTFLELYNEEVTDLLAQEDSSRSSSSEDKQKKPVSLMEDGKGCVVLRGLEEEVVYSANDIYALLERGSSKRRTADTLLNKRSSRSHSVFSITVHIKEESMGDEELIKCGKLNLVDLAGSENILRSGSRDGRAREAGEINKSLLTLGRVINALVEHSSHIPYRDSKLTRLLRDSLGGKTKTCIIATISPSAHSLEETLSTLDYAYRAKNIKNKPEANQKLSKAVLLKDLYLELERMKEDVRAARDRNGIYIAQERYAQEEAEKKARTERIEQLENALNLSETEASKFRELYVTEREKLLDVESDLKDCKRNLDNTNKELHDLKENYIQVISKLKEREAIISKMKASESTLIDRAKGLRSDLQHASNDISSLFTRLDQKDKLESENQSMLLKFGSQLDQNLKELHRTVLGSVSQQQQQLRTMEEHSHSFLAHKYDATRDLESRIGKTADTYTSGVAALKELSTMVQKKASFDLENMNSSIGSQIEAVEQLLTASATEAAKVAEDIRDSLNDQKELLALAARQQEQGLVRSMRSAQEISNTTSTIFSSIYNQAHSMMEAVRESQAEKSRQLAAFEMKFKEEAEREEKQALHDISLILSKLTSKKSVMVSDASRNIREHDVHEEKRLQEQMSCMQQVFIGGKKELCDYLKKAKTEFTENTVASAESITVMDHYLEDCLGRANESRKLWETTEKGVKNLNTKYQQELKVTMGDMAKENDKMHDEFASTFSTLDANFVTRTNELHAAVNDSLMQDRENKEATDAIVETSMKQVTLLQEKHGQAVSNIRDKAEQSLIKDYQVDQRKNETPKKLPIIVPSLASIEEMRTSFSKNILSEDDTSMEKRSTKPGQDEANNRTPFLEVNI; encoded by the exons ATGTCTTTCACACCGGACGTCACAAGGAAAAGCGGAGTGGGAGTGATCCCATCACCAGCTCCGTTCTTCACTCCTCGTCCCGAGAGAAGACAACGACCTgactcttcttcctccttctcTTCCCGTCTCGAAAGAGATAAAGAGGTCAACGTTCAAGTCCTTCTACGTTGCAGACCTCTAAGCGAAGAGGAGCAGAGATCAAACGTCCCTAGAGTCATTTCCTGTAACGAGCTCAGAAAAGAAGTCACTGTTGCTAGTAAGCAAGTTGACCGTCTTTTCACTTTCGACAAG GTGTTTGGGCCTAAGGCGCAACAAAGATCTATATATGACCAGGCCATTGCACCTATTGTTCATGAAGTGTTGGAAGGTTTTAGCTGCACTGTTTTTGCCTATGGACAGACTGGAACCGGCAAGACTTACACTATGGAAGGCGGCATGCGTAAAAAG GGAGGAGATTTACCTGCGGAGGCTGGGGTGATTCCAAGAGCTGTTCGGCACATATTCGAAACCCTCGAGGCTCAAAAGGCTGATTACAGCATGAAAGTAACGTTTTTGGAGCTGTACAACGAAGAAGTCACAGACTTGTTAGCTCAAGAAGACTCCTCgagatcttcttcttcagaggATAAGCAGAAGAAGCCTGTTTCTCTGATGGAGGACGGGAAGGGCTGTGTGGTGTTACGTGGGCTCGAGGAGGAAGTTGTGTACAGTGCTAACGATATATACGCTCTTCTTGAACGAGGCTCGTCCAAGAGGCGCACGGCGGATACGTTGCTGAATAAACGAAGCAGTCGTTCTCATTCGGTTTTTAGTATCACGGTCCATATTAAGGAGGAGTCTATGGGAGATGAGGAGTTGATCAAATGTGGGAAGCTTAACCTTGTGGATCTAGCGGGTTCCGAGAATATTTTAAGGTCAGGGTCAAGGGATGGTAGGGCGAGAGAAGCTGGGGAGATTAATAAGAGCTTGCTTACACTGGGGCGTGTGATTAATGCGCTTGTGGAACATTCTTCACATATACCATACAG GGATAGTAAGCTGACAAGGCTATTACGAGACTCCCTAGGAGGGAAGACAAAGACTTGTATCATTGCTACAATCTCACCATCTGCTCATTCTTTGGAAGAAACTTTAAGCACTTTGGATTATGCCTATCGTGCTAAGAACATTAAGAACAAACCCGAG GCAAACCAGAAGTTATCCAAAGCTGTGTTGCTCAAAGACCTTTACTTGGAGCTAGAGAGAATGAAAGAAG ATGTAAGAGCTGCAAGGGATAGAAATGGTATTTACATCGCACAGGAAAGATATGCACAAGAAGAGGCTGAAAAGAAG GCGAGAACTGAGAGGATAGAACAGTTGGAGAATGCTTTAAATCTCAGTGAAACT GAAGCTTCCAAGTTCCGTGAGCTCTACGTGACTGAGAGAGAAAAGTTACTGGATGTAGAAAGTGACCTTAAGGACTGCAAG AGAAACCTAGATAATACTAACAAGGAGTTGCATGACCTTAAAGAGAATTATATCCAAGTTATCTCAAAGCTAAAGGAAAGGGAAGCCATCATCTCCAAAATGAAAGCCTCGG AGTCTACTTTGATCGACCGTGCAAAGGGGCTACGTTCTGATTTGCAGCATGCGTCAAATGATATAAGTTCGCTGTTCACGAGATTAG ATCAAAAGGACAAGCTGGAATCCGAAAACCAGAGCATGCTTCTGAAATTTGGCTCACAGCTTGATCAAAACCTTAAAGAATTGCACAGAACAGTACTTGGATCAGTGTCTCAGCAACAGCAGCAATTAAGAACTATGGAAGAACATAGTCATTCATTTCTCGCTCACAAATATGAT GCAACACGTGATCTGGAATCAAGAATTGGCAAAACAGCAGATACTTATACTTCAGGAGTAGCAGCATTGAAGGAACTCTCTACAATGGTTCAGAAGAAAGCTTCCTTTGATTTGGAGAACATGAACTCCTCCATAGGGTCACAAATAGAGGCTGTTGAACAA TTGCTCACTGCATCAGCAACAGAGGCTGCTAAAGTCGCTGAGGACATCCGGGATTCACTTAATGATCAGAAGGAGCTCTTAGCTCTTGCTGCAAGACAACAAGAGCAG GGCTTGGTCAGAAGCATGAGATCTGCGCAAGAGATTTCCAACACGACTTCAACAATTTTCAGTAGCATCTACAACCAAGCTCACAGCATGATGGAAGCCGTTAGAGAAAGCCAAGCAGAGAAATCAAGACAGCTTGCTGCCTTTGAAATGAAGTTTAAG GAAGAGGCTGAAAGAGAGGAGAAACAAGCATTACATGACATTAGTCTGATATTGTCGAAGTTAACTTCAAAGAAAAGTGTCATG GTCTCTGATGCGTCACGCAATATCCGGGAACACGACGTACATGAAGAGAAGAGGTTGCAGGAACAAATGTCTTGTATGCAGCAAGTCTTCATTGGCGGAAAGAAGGAACTGTGTGACTATCTAAAGAAAGCTAAAACCGAGTTCACGGAAAACACAGTAGCTTCAGCAGAGTCTATCACAGTCATGGACCATTACCTTGAAGATTG CTTGGGAAGGGCCAATGAGTCTAGAAAACTGTGGGAAACCACTGAAAAAGGCGTAAAGAACCTTAACACGAAGTACCAACAAGAACTCAAAGTCACAATGGG GGACATGGCGAAAGAAAACGACAAGATGCACGATGAGTTTGCATCTACATTCTCCACATTGGATGCTAACTTTGTCACTAGGACTAATGAACTTCACGCAGCTGTTAATG ACTCGTTGATGCAAGACCGCGAGAACAAAGAAGCAACGGATGCTATAGTGGAGACTTCCATGAAGCAGGTCACGTTATTGCAAGAGAAGCATGGACAAGCTGTATCAAACATTAGAGACAAAGCGGAACAGTCTCTCATAAAAGACTATCAG GTCGATCAGCGCAAGAACGAGACGCCAAAGAAACTACCTATAATTGTGCCGAGCTTGGCGTCCATTGAGGAGATGAGGACTTCGTTTTCGAAGAATATTCTCAGTGAAGATGACACAAGTATGGAGAAGCGATCAACTAAGCCGGGACAAGACGAAGCTAACAACAGAACTCCATTCTTGGAAGTAAACATATGA
- the LOC108836462 gene encoding zinc finger protein ZAT11 translates to MKRERSEFEESIKNLDIAKCLMILSQTSSMVKQLGVNQYTESSSSNRFECKTCNKRFSSFQALGGHRASHKKPKLAVDQKEVKHLTNSYKGTHAHECSICGQSFGTGQALGGHMRRHRSSMTVEPSQLISPVISNVPVLKRCSSSKRVLSLDLNLTPLENDLEILFGKTFFPNIDMKFVV, encoded by the coding sequence ATGAAGAGAGAACGATCTGAGTTCGAAGAATCCATCAAGAATCTAGACATTGCTAAGTGTCTAATGATACTATCACAAACCTCCTCCATGGTCAAACAACTTGGTGTGAATCAATATACCGAGAGCAGTTCAAGTAACCGGTTCGAATGCAAAACGTGTAACAAGAGATTCTCTTCGTTTCAAGCCCTTGGTGGCCACCGGGCCAGCCATAAGAAGCCAAAGCTAGCCGTTGACCAGAAAGAGGTGAAACATCTTACCAACAGTTATAAAGGAACTCATGCGCACGAATGTTCGATATGCGGTCAGAGTTTTGGGACCGGACAGGCTTTAGGCGGTCACATGAGACGGCATAGGTCAAGCATGACGGTGGAGCCATCGCAGCTCATCTCTCCTGTGATTTCTAACGTGCCGGTTCTGAAACGATGCAGTAGTAGCAAGAGGGTTTTGTCTTTGGATTTGAATCTGACTCCCTTAGAGAATGATCTTGAAATTCTTTTTGGGAAGACGTTTTTCCCCAACATAGATATGAAGTTTGttgtttag